CGCTGCCCCTCGTCGACGATATCGTTGTGGGAGAAATCGCAACAGTTGACGAGTATGTGCTTCTAGGAGATGTCCTCATCAAGTGCTCCGATCGACTCGAGGTAGTCACGGACTTCGATGACGAACTGGCGGTACCGATCGAGGTCCTGCAAAGCGTTATAGACCACGTCGTGTTCGATGATGTTCCCGTAGGTGTGTGCAAGGACATTCCGGAACCGGGCACCTTGTGCCATTTCCTCAGCTGTCGAAGCAGAGAGTATACCAAGCTCTTCGAGAGCCCGCATTGACTGTGGATTACTCGCTGGAGGCGTTCCACGCTCGTGTTTGACAAGTTCCTCTCCAATATCGATCGCTGCCTCGGTCATCTTTACAAATCGGCGTTCAACGATATCCTGTGTATCTGAGTCAGCATGATATGCTTCGCGACTCAGCGTCTGTTTCCGAGCGAGAACGCCCAAACTGGTTTCAATCGTTTCGACAGCGTTGAGTATTCTATTGAGACCGTCAGTAGGAAAGGTCTCGTCTGTCATCGATCACGGGTCTCGCCATCAGTCGCTGTCACAGCAGACCCACTCAGATGTCGATCAATTCTGGCTACTGCTGCATCAAATCGTTCGCGCGGTGACTGAGTCTGCTTCTCAGTTGCGGTGAGTTGGCTTCGAACATCAGCCACATGTTCTGGGTCACCGATGAGAAGGACGCCGTGATCGAAGATCGTCTCTGCTAGCTCCAGTGACGTTGTCTGGAGATCAACGAGATCGACATCATCAGTCTCGAGCGCTTCGCTGAGATCAGCACTCAACCTGAGAAAGACCTCATTGTAGGCTGGATCACTCGGGCGGACAGTGTCGAATGCAACTGCGATATCGATGTCGCTTCGAGAGTGAGACTCCCCAGTTGCGTGAGAACCGAAGAGAATGGCTAGCTCTACCGGATGCTCCTGCAATACCTCCTGAAGAGTCTCGAGAGGAAGGGATTCATCGATAGCAGCGTTCTCACTGGTTCTCATTACGCAAAAATACGGCCTCATGGCACATAAACACTCAGGAGCAACTGTCTGCGTGCACTCGTTCTGTCTCGGTAACTTCGTATAGCTGTACTCTACCCGGTTTTCACGACGTGCTCCTCGAGATCACGCGTCCAGTAGGTAGCCGGCCCACCGGGACTACATCGCGCACACAGCTGTAGCGAGCCCTCGAGATGGCCGAGTTCGACGCGGAATCGCGTGAGGGCTGCAAGCGCGTCGACAACGAGCCCACAGCCGTCGCAGGCGTAGTGATCGCGCTTATCCGGATCTGGCCGTATCTGGATGGCACAGTCGACGCAGATCTGGTGACTGACTCGCTCGTCTTTTCCCCAAGTGTATGCAGTGCCAGTTTCCGTTCCGGGTGGTGCCTCACAGAACGAACACCCCGCGAGTGTCTGCTGTGTCACGACTCCTCCCCCGTGACGTCATCTCGAGCAGCCGTCCAGCCTTGATGGAAGACAGCAAGCTGGGTGCTCGAGTCAAAGGTGGTCCCACTTGGCTCGTGGACGAACACCCGCTTGCCAGGAACCGGCGTTACCACACCGTTATCGATGAGTTCCGTAACGAGCTGTCGGGCGGTTGTATCACCGATATCTGCTGTCACGACGCGAGTTGCATCCTGATCATGGGCAACGAGTCTAGCTTCGAACCGGCTGTAATCGTCTGCAGTGTCGTCAATCGGGTTTAGATCAGTCATTGGAAACCACATAAGGCACACTGTTGAACGCGCCTCATGCCTCACGGCGCCGATAAACTCGCTGCTAGGAGCACAGTCAAGTCGAAGATACTAGGTGGTGTGTACTGGAGTCAGTGACCTACGTCCAACAACAGGCTGGAGTACCGACGGATGGTGACTACCTCTTGCTGGTCCGTCGACCTGTTCGCAGTTGCCACGTCGGCTTCACCCGGAACGTATCTGGTTCCTCAACAGGATGGGGATGACTCTGATTCGTCGCCAGTGACGCGGGCCGTGCGAGGCGGTTGAGTAGTTCATCACGCACGTCCTGTCGGGGTATCGTCTGCTCGTGCCAGCCGAGCCGTTCGTCGTAATGGCGCTTTTTGAATCTCTCGCCGACCGTATCGGCTGCGATGTACTGCGTCAGTTTGATTCCCCAGATATTTGATGATCGATACTCGGCACCGACGTCTGCATGTGTGAGCTCAACGAGAACACACTCGACGAATGAAATGAGTGACTCTCGACTTCGGTCGTTCGGAATGCGTAACTCGAGGCCAGACCAGGGTGGTTCAGTGGGCTGTCGGTGGGCTGGTACTCGATCGATACCACGGTCTCGTGGGTGCTGTCGCTCAGAAGTCATTCGCTATCTCGGGGCAGTTTGATCGCCCCGCACCCCTCTCGGGGAGGACAAACACGCCATCACAGTCGCGACGGTACCGGTAGCTCGTTGCTCTGTTTCTTTATTTTGAACGGCTTACGGAACCCATGACAAGTACAGGGAAGGGGTAATTAGTATCTACCCGCCACAAGTTGCTGGAGGTAGAAAGCGCGATACTACTGTCGTTCAGTATCAGTGGTTTCCAATATTGAGTGCTCTGACGGCCTCAGCCGGGGTGACATCCCACGCGACGAGTCGGTCTGCAGCCAGTTGCCACGCATGGTTGGCAAGGTCGGGATCGACATCTTCAGTCTCGTAGCTGAACTCCGCTAAAGCAACCGCAATCAGGAGGTCCTCCTGTTGATTGGAGAGCATCGCTGTCGTTGGCTGCGGCTTTGGATAAAAAGAGTCGGGAGTTCTACCACAATCACGGATGCTTCGTTCGGTGACGTAGCTTCCAGTCTGCCGTTGACGGTTCTATTCTGCTGGGCGGAACACTCAAACGGCTCCTTTAACATGAACTGGTATGGACCGAGCGATCCTCGTAGTCTTCGTGACGCTCCTCGTCGTTCTTGCAGGATGTGCGGGCGGCACCGAAGGTGCCGAGGATGCGATCGACGACTCGCAGTCGGTTGGGGATGCTATCGACATCGTCGAGTTGAACGTTGCAGACGTATCGCCCGATGAGGAGTACATTGTCCTCCAGAACACTGCCGATGAGCCCGCTGATTTGTCCGGGTTTGAACTCCGAGACCGAGAGGGTGGACAGGTCGATGGCGGCCTCTCGCCGTTTTCGTTTCCAAGTGAGTTTATCCTCGAGTCCGGGGAGACTGTGAAGATAACGACCGGTGAAGGCGACTCAACGGAGACCGAACTGTACTGGGGGTACAACGTGAATATCTGGCGAGGCGATGGCGACGTGGTTCGGCTCGTCGACACCAGTGGCCAGGTCGTGCTCGAGCACGCCTACGGCGATATCGATCTCGATGAGTCTGAGTCGGACGGCGATGGAGAGGACAGCACCGGTGACGAGAGCGATGACGTCAACGAGCGTCCTGTTGACGGTGAGCTCGAGATTCACCACATCGACGTTGGGCAAGGCGATTCTACCCTTATCGTCACGCCAGCCAATGAGACAATTCTGATCGATACTGGCGACTGGCGCCAAGACGGCGATGAGGTCATCGCCTACCTCGACGCCCAGGGGATCGATCGGATCGACCACCTCGTCGCGACGCATGCCGATGCCGATCACATCGGTGGCCACGCCGCTGTGATCGAGCACTTCGAGACGACTGGTGAGGGTGTTGGGGCCGCGTACGATTCGGGTGTTCCATCGGATTCAGCGACCTATGAGAACTACCTCGATACCGTCGACGACCACGACGTCAATCTTCTCCTCGTCGAAAGCGGTGATGAGCTACCGATCGAGGGAAACGTCTCTGCCCAGGTAATGAACCCGCCTGCTGAGGACGCTGGGAGCGACGTTAACGATAATAGTGTGGTGCTGGCATTCGAGTTCGGCGACTTCCAGTATCTAGCGCCTGGCGATGTCGATACTGGCGTCGAGCAGCGGCTGGTCGACGAGTGGGGAAGCGATCTCGAGAGCGACGTCTACAAAGCCGGCCATCACGGCTCATCGACCTCCTCGAGTGACGCCTTCGTAGACGCCATCGCTCCTGAGACGGCCATCATCTCGAGTGCCTACGACTCACAGTACGGACATCCGAGTGACGAGGTTCTCGAACGGTTTGCCGATCGGGAGATCGAAACGTACTGGACAGGGGTCCACGGCAATATCGTAGTGCGAACTGATGGGACGTCGATCGCTGTCGAGACGAGTGAGTCGTTCTCGACGGACCCAGCGGATATCCTCGCGGAGACACCTGATTCCGACGACGAGACGAATGCACTGGTACCCCCTCCGCTTGTCGCAGGCAGTGTGGCCAGTGGGATTGATGGAGTTGTCGCTCCTACTATGGGGTGAGAGAGAGATGGATGGGACCTACACTGGTGTTGTCGATCGAATTGAAGACGGTGAGATTGCCGTCATCTTGCTCGAGGAGAACAAGCAGGTGATCGAGCAAGTGGATATCCCTGCTGATCGACTCCCAGAGCCCGCCCGAACGGACGGTGGCGTGCTGTCGGTGACGCTCGAGGATAGTGAGGTCGTGTCGATGGAGTACCGACCGGACGCAACGCGAGAGCGCCGTGAATCTGTTCAGGAGAAGTTGGATCGGTTGTCCGAGCGGTTATCCGATCGTGAGGAATGAGGAGACTGTTCGTTGACGAACAAAGAATCGAACGTGCTCAACGCCTCTCTGTACTTGCTGTACTGTTCATTCGAGGAGGTCACAGAACGGTTTACATAACCACTCTGCGCCTACCCGACGAACGGTAAGTACAGGAGTTCTGTGTAACAGACTTCCCTAGGAGTATGATGCGTTTGCGCTGGTCATCTATCGAGAGACAACGGTGTTTGCCACCCAACCTCCGACACGACCAAATCCTAGACCAAAGAGAGAGGCAACGCACACTATCATCCCACTGGCGAAGACGAAAAATACAACTCTAGGTAGCGGCCATGTCGCTGTCGTACCTACTGTCACTACGAATATAGTCAGAGCGATGATGCTAGCAATGAAACCAGTGCGGAGTCCAGCAGCATTCGGGTCTGATGAGCGGATTGTAGCGATGGCTCCTGCGATGAACGCTCCGAATATCATGATACCACCACCAATGCTCGCCTCCGAGTTCGGCAGCCAATTGAGAATGGCGGTGATAGGTAGCGAGGCTAGCGCACCGATGAGTGCAAATCGCCATGCTGCAGGGAGAGCGTGGACGCGAAGAGATGACACTATACTCACATCTAAGGGTTGCCAATGGCATAAATTTTTGTAGAGTTGTACGATGAGGGACCCAAGGACTAATCCAGCACTGTTACACTCGCAGACTTACTTACCGAATCGGATATCCGTATCATAGCTTACTCAGAATTGAAGAAACGATCCTTCCAACGATTGTTATTTGGAGCTATCGCCGAATAATCGTCCCCACAGAGAGGCTGTCTCTGAAGCGGTATCACAGTCGGATGTCGTCTCGGCTTGTTCTTCTCGAGTCTGCTTGATCTCGCGGTCACGCTCTGCAAGTTCGGTTTTGAGATCCTCGATCGTTGCCTCGAGACGATCGATACGCTCATTTTTCTGTTCGAGCGTAGTCTCGAGTTCGTCGACACGGTCGGTCAACAGTCGGTTCTTCTCGACCAGATACGCACGGTTCCTATTCCGTCCCGATTTGTCACGGCTGGCAGTGGCCGACGGCTCGCTCGTTCTAGGAACAGATTCGGTTGATGTCTCTCGAGTGTCCGGGTCGTAGAACTCGGAGGTACTCGAAATCGCTCGTTCGATGGTCTTCTCGCCGTACGTAGAGCCGTCTGCGTAGTGGACTTCGTCCCACTTGTCTCGAAGTAGTCCCGATTGGCGGAAGAGCCGATCCATCTGCTGGTGGTCACCGCCAGTCCAGAACGCCAGCAAACAGCACAGAGCCATGTCTGCTTCTGACTGACTCTCATAACCGGCAGTCGAACCACGCCATAACCGCTCGAACTTCTCACCGTTCGATGCGTTCTGCGCTCGCTCGAGCAGCTCCTCGTCATCGAGATCAACGTCAGTATCGGCTGCACTGCCCGTCGTTTCCGTCTCGTCGCTAGTGCGATGGTTCCCAGAGTCGTGCTCTGGATCCGGCTCAGAGTCTTGGACGTACTCACGATGGATCGCAACCAGCGCGTCCTGCCGACGTGCAACGCGAGGTGGTGTGTCCTCGAGGCGGTCGCAAGTCACGGTGAAAAACCGAGCAGTGTCATACAGTTCGATACTGCCACGGCGGTTCCGTCCATCTGGGAGTTCTCCCTTGATGAGTACATGGAACCCAGTACCCGACGGAGAGGTCTCCGTATAGGAATCAAGTCGTTCGATGATGTCCAGTGCTGTATCGTCGACGTCGCCGCTTTCGGGATCTCGACAGTCATCCAGATCCACGCCGACGATGGGATCGTCGTCGGTAAAGACGAATCCGATGCCATCGGCATTTCCTGTATCAGCGTACTCGAGGGCTGTCTCGAACGACGCCCATGTTTCGGGATCCGTCGATGACGCGAACGCACCACTCCCTGGCGTCACTGGTATCTTCGTCGGCTTCCCATCCCGAAGTTCTTCTTTCCAGCACACCCACTGGTCACGATTTCGCAAGTCTGCTGGGAGTACTGTTCTATCGAATGATGGTGTAGAACTCATTGGCAATACCCCCGAGGGGCACTTACTGAGTCCCTCGAACAAACTATATCAGAATATAGATAGAAATGTCGATTCTGTGTATGGTGTCTAAGCTCCCTGTCCCCGCATCGTTCTGCGGATGGAACCCAGTGTATACTAGTTGGTTTTGGGTGGTACTTTTGCGTGGACAGCGTTTCTGTCATGCGATTCTGCGTGGACAGGAGTGTCCATGCAGTTTTCGTGGGTAGCCGATCTGCGTGGACAGGTTCTGAGAGTGCTCCATATTGGCGGTATAAGAAGCTATCTCGGCTAATATCGCAAATCGAATGCCATCGGTCAATGAACTCTCCTGAGACGTGATTACAGTACTTCATATTTCTGATATTAGTCATTGGTCAAGGAGGGAGTACCCCTCTTGCGTCAGAGTCAGGCCGGTGTAGAACTGGACACGATCCCCGTCCACTCTGGAGCGATCAACGTCGAAGTCAACGACATCCTGTAACTTCCGAGTGAACCAGCCCTTGGTCGTCCCATCGATATTTTGCTGCTCAGTCCAGATATCGTACGCCTGAAACAGATCATCCTGTGATACTCTAGCACCCTCGATCTGCCTGAGATACGTTGCTGCAAACGCTTCCACACCGTCTCCGGTTGGATCGATCTCGCTCAACTCGTCCATCGTTGACGAATCAGAACCCGGTAACGCCGGCGGCGCGTTCTGATCATTGTCAGATATCGAGTTGTCAAATTGGGCAGACTCACCAGTCGGTCCAGTAGGCCACAACTCCTCACGACCTGGGTTTGTGGGGAGCCGATATGTCTCACCAGACTGGAAAACCAGTGGGTCGCCACCGGGTGGTAGAATCAACACGACATAACTGTCCCGTGAGTAGTCTGCATCTGGCAGGTCGACAGCAGGAATGAACGGTCGTTTAATCAGTGTCCAGTCCTGTTCAAACTCATCTTTCGAGTCGTATACATGGGTCTCTCCAGCCTGATAGACGGAATATTGGCCAGTTTCACGGTCATGGCTGTAATAGGCTGGAACGCTGTCTTTCGAGAGTACTCCGCCATCAGGGACACGAGCGAACTCCGTGTTCCCATCGGAAAGGACGCGCTCGCCGTTGTCGCGTATCCAGACGGTCTGATTTGTCTCGAATGTCCGTGGTCGAATCGCAGTGACACCGCCGTGAGCTGTCGCACCACCGCCGAAGGTCACAACCTCGTCGCAGTTATAGAACTGTTCAGTACCGTCCGTTCGCTCTCGGAACGGCGGCGAGAGGATATTCTCGACTCGTGACGCAACCTGTGTCTCAGATTCTCCAGGTCGAACAACGAAGATCGGAATGCGGTCTTCCTCGTGAGCGCGTTTGAGATTCTGCAGAACCTTCGCCGGTCGGTCGGGCGTTGTTGTCTCAGCCTCGATGTTAAACACCACATCGTGATCTGGGTGCGTGGCAACTGCATCAGGTTGCTCGCTCCCATCTTGCTCGAGGATCTCGACACTGAACCCGCGTTCAGTGAGCGCTACCTCAGTATCCAGAAGCACTTCATCGTGGCTAGTTCCACCAGCCGAGCCGCCAGTGCCCGTCTTGGGCCGGACCAACTCTTCACCCTCGTCGGTGAGCCGAGCGACGATCTCATCGTTCTGCAGATCGACCTCGATCAACTGCGAGGCATCACGCACGTCCGGCAGGTCTTCGTATGCATAGTCAATCTCGGGCTCAGTCTTCTCGAGGCGAGCCACGAGTTCCTCGTCAACAGCCGTGACCTCGACCCAGCCATTTGCCTCTTGCACACCCTCTCGAATTTGGACTGTGCGGAGAGCTTCTGCCATGGTCTCGTCCAGTATCTTCGTCGGATTGGCAGCCTCATTGGCGTCGCTGTAGATGAGGTTCTGGAGTATTTCCGCGTCCGTTAGCGGGTCAGTTCCGTAGCGCTCGAGGCTCTGTTCGATGATATCATCGACGTCGTCTGTCCCACGGAGAGGCGGATATGGCGGAAACGTCCGGATTAAGACCGGTTCGGAGTATCGCCCTCCAGAGAGAGGAATCCGCGTCCACACTTTGAACTGGTCGGTCGTGATGAGGTCTTCTGCGGTGTAGTCACGGAACCGTTTCATCAATAATTCCGCGTCATCACTGTCGTTGACCGAGAACGTGAGGAGGTTGTCACAGTTGTTCTGCATCGCTTTCAGTGTGTCCTCGTCAAACTGCGACGGATACTGCGAGGCAAGGGTCACGGAGAGCCGCATCGACCGGGCTCGAGCCAGCATTGACTCGATGTCGAGATTGTCACTGGCGATATCATCGAACTCGTCACAGAGGACGAAGTAGGGATCTGGCGTCGTATCCAACTCATACGATCGCCGCTGAATCGCACTCCAGAGATTCCGCATCACGCCGAGCGTGACCATCTTCTTGATATCCGTATTCTCGACGGGCGTTCGGACGATAACGATCCGGTCGTTGTCGATGATGTCTCGGAAATCGATCGTGCTCTCACGATGGGCAATGATCCGACGAATCACCGAATTCTCGACCCACGATTTGATCCGTTTCAGCAGTGGTCGAATCGTCTCCTCTTCCATCTTCGCAATCTCGAGGCAGAACTCCCTGATGTAGGGGTCCTCAACATCGAGCGCGAAGTCTTCGCGTCGCTCGGCGTTGAGCAACGTGAAGTACATATCGATGATCGAGAACGGCTTCTCCGATTTCATCATCGCTCGAGCCATTGACTCGGTGATCGCCTCCATGTTGATGCCCCAATAGTCGGAGGTGTCGAAGACAGCTTTCAGATTCTCGACCCGGCTTTCAATCTCGTTCTCGAGTTCCTCGCGCGTCTCACACTCGGGGACCTCGAGGAAATTGAGCCCGATCGTCTTCTCGTGGGTGGTCGAGCCGGGCTCGATCCAAACCACGTCCTTGAGACGATGTTTGGGGAGCATCCGGAGGAGCTCTCGAGAGTCACGGCCCTTCGGGTCGAAATACGTGAAGCCATAGCCGGAGTAGGCCCACTGGACCATCATATTCAGGAGTTCGGTCGTCTTTCCGTAGCCGGTCGTTCCAGCGATCCAGGTGTGCCGAAAGAGCGATTCGAAACGGAGCGGCGCCTCACGAAAGCCAGTCTGCGGATCCTCTGAATAGCCGATCCAGAGTGGAGCTGGTGCATTGTACATCCCCGCTTCGAACATTTCTCGAACGAAGGGGCCTGCAACTGTCCCCTCGTCGACTGTCTCCGTGATAACCTTCTTCCCACCAATACGAATCGTGTTCTGTTCTACGATATCGTATTGTTCACCGTGTTGTTGGTGGGTGGACGATTCAGCGGTCGTGTTTTCTTCCGGCTGTTCATCGCCTCCAGCAGTTTGCTCATCTTGTTGGTCGTCACTGGAAGCCTCGTCGCCGGATCCAAAGAAGCGATCAAGCACCATCAAATCCCTCCTGTTCTCGAGTTGGTTCTTCAAAACGGACTGGTGTCTCGTTCGGAACGCCAGGGGTCTGCTCATCTACCGATGATTCATCAGCTGCGTATCGACTCCCATCTGCTGGCAGCCGGTCACCACGCTGTGTGTACCGCCAGTCGATCTTTGGCGTCTCAATCTCCGCATTGGGGATGTGTGCGACGCCGGCGAGTTCGTCGACAGTCATAATCATGTGCCGGTCGATCCACTCACGGTCACACATCCGCTCGACGAACTGTCGAAGTCGCGTTGCGCGTTTTCGCTCTCGGCGATGCCAGACTGGATTGTCGTTCAGGCCCTGTTCAGTGATCGCGTTGTAGTACTTCCTGAACATCCCTGCGACGCCACGAGCGCGGGCCTCGGCTTCGGCCTGTTCGCTCGAGGCAGCGAGGACGCGAATGTTCACGTGGAACGCCTGTTGGCCGCGTTGCTGTTCGATGGTTTTCGCGGCCTGTTTGTCCTTCTCAGTCGGCGGTCGCGTACGAGGGTTAAGCCAGCCGACGGACGTCCCTTGTCGGAGTGCATGAGCGAGTTCGTCGACGCTATTGTGCTTGAACCGGTCGCCGTCGGTCCACGACTGTTTCGCCGGCCGGAAAACAACCTGCGTAACGACTGTACTCTCATCGAGCGACAGCATTTCACTCGTGATTTCGCCGTAGGGATCCGTCTCGAAGCCCTCGCTGTTGTGATGGCGGATCGGATAGTAGGGAATCTTCTCTATCTCGAGCCACGCGCCGGCGACGTACTCGTCAGCGTCGATAATGGGGAACGCATAGCCTTCCTCGACCGGGAAGACCTCGCTGTTGGCGTAGTTGTTCCCGACACGCCGGCGGAACTTGTCCGCAGCTGCCTCGGTGGCAGCGTGCATGTAGAACTTGATCTTCCCTTCGTCGAACCAGACCTCAAAGGAGTGGTGGTCGCTCGTATTCTTCCCGCGGAAGTTCGTCGTCACATCGTGGACTGACTGGAGGACTCCAGCCCCGTCCGCGATACCGTTGTTCTCTTTGTAGGGACGGATCCGAAGCAGCGTGCCTGGCGTATCCGCTTGCCGTTGGACAAACGAATCGTGCTCTCCGAAGTTGAGTTGCGTCGCCTCGTACTGTGGCGACGAACTCAGGATTGCCTTGATTTGGTTGAACCTAGTCATGGTTTTGGATGTCAGACTCCGTTTCAGCTGTGTCCTGTGCAGTAGCTGATTCCCCACCATCAGGCCGGACAGACGATTTCTCACTGTCTGTCTCGAGGGCATGTTCAACGATCACATCGAGAACATCCGATTTCGTGAGATCTGCCTCGAGAAGCCGACTGGCCGCGTCTGCGCTGAGATCGAGACGCGTTGCAAGCGCGTTGCGCTGGGCCTCGTTCTCGACGAACTCTTCGAAGGCGAGCAACTCTGCTGGCTCGTCACGAATCGCCTGCTTGATGAAGGCCTGATCCTCGGGCTCGTAGTCGATAACCCGTTTCTCGAAGTCGTCAGCGACGATATGCAGCGGGTACGTTCCGTGTTCCTCGACGCGAACGAGTGCCTGACTGTAGCCAAGGTCTTCGTTGCCGGCGTCGGCACCTCTGATGTACCGGCGCTGCTCTTCGGTTAGCCCGATCTTGTCGGCCGTCCGCTCATCCAGCTCGGGGAGTTTGTGGAGAACCTTGATCGGACACATGCCGATAATCTTCTCTGCCTGCTCAGTTTCGTAGAATTCCTGGGCCGTCTGCGAGAGTAACACCATCCGAAGCCCTGCGTGGCGTTGGTGCCGGAACGCCGTCTCGAGGAAGTCGAGGTTAGCTTGGTCCTCGAAGAGGTAGTGGGCTTCATCGATCGCGAGCTCGACGTTCCGGTGGGTGTTTTTCGCCTGCTGGTAGATCGTCGAGAGTAGCAGCTGCATCAGGAACGTCTGGCGATCGATTCCCGATGCACTGCCTTCGATCTGCCCGAGGTCGATATAGACGACCTTGTTATCGCCCTCGAGGATATCGATCTCAGAGTGATGAGAGAGGTTCTCGTAGGCCCCTCCCTCGCGGAATGGCTGGAACGCAATCGCAAGTTCGTCTGCATACTGTGCGGCACGCTCGCGCGCCGAATCTGACTCCGCGATATTGTGCTCGTCCGGATTTTCGGCGGTATCACAGAGAATTCGGTGAACGTCCTGCATCGTCGGTGAGTTTTCCGACGTATGCGTCGAGACGTCATCCTCGACGACGCCTGCTTGCCGGTAGGCTTCGTCGATGACATACGAGAGGACACCCGTCTCGGTTCCGAGTTCGATATCGCGAGCGTTGAGAAAGTTCTCGAGGATGGCGTAGACTTCGTCTTTTTTCGCCGACAGGGGAGAGATTCCCTCTCCAGAATCGAGGATATGCTGGGGAGTCTCGCGGATCTCGAGTGGGTTCAGCTTTGTGTCACCACCAACGGTGATCGTCTTCGCGTTCAGCGCGTCTGCGATTCCACGGAAGCCACCAACTGGGTCGACGAGAACGAGCATCGTGTCGTTGCGGCGTTTCATCATCCGAAGGTGGCGCATGATATCGCCAAACGTTTTCCCAGCACCAGGCATCCCGACGACGAGTTCGCTATGTCCTGTCTCGAGCGCCCATGGGTTGATCCGGATCGGAGAGCCGTTGTGGCCATGATAGCCGTATTCGATACCCTCGTCCATCATCAGGTAGTTCGACGAGAACGGAAACATCGCGCCGACGGCTTGGTTCGTCAGCGTCGACATACGATCACGGCCGAGTTCGTTCGCGCCAAGTGGCGACACGGTTGCGAGGCCACGTTCCTGCCAACGACTCGCGACCTTGAGCGTACAGTTCGCCGGCGCATCCTTGATGATCGACCGCAGGCGCGTCGTGTGATTGTCGAGTTCCTGTTCACTGTCAGCAGCAAGGCGAATGAACACACCACCGCGGTAGAACGACGCTTTGTTCGCGCGAACGAGCGATCGCATGTACTTCGCCTGATCGATGTCCTCCTGGAGATCCTCGGATTTGAGGCTGTTCGAGTCGTGTTGATTGATCTTCAAATCCGAGATCCAGTCCGCCATCATGTCCTGTGCAGATTGACTATCGAACGGATCGAGGTGGATGCTGATCTCGGTCTGCAACTCCGTGTCGAGCAACAATCGCTCGAGGAGGCCATCTGGCGGTTCCTCGGGGAACTGTTCGATCCAGAACGTGCGGACGTACGTCTCATCATTGATTACAGCGTAGGTCGTTTCCCAGTCGACCGTCGACGGCGCAATTACCGACTGATGCATCGTCGACGTATCTGGTAGGTGGTCATCAGTTCCATCTGATAAGTCGTTGATGGTGTCTTCACTACGATCGCTCAAGGGCGTATCTGACGGGCTGTCGTGCTCGGCAATCGCATCGAGGACGTCATCGGGATCAGGCGTCGCTGGAACGCCGTCGCTCATTCCATGCGAGACGACCGGGAACG
Above is a genomic segment from Natronorubrum aibiense containing:
- a CDS encoding type IV secretory system conjugative DNA transfer family protein encodes the protein MVLDRFFGSGDEASSDDQQDEQTAGGDEQPEENTTAESSTHQQHGEQYDIVEQNTIRIGGKKVITETVDEGTVAGPFVREMFEAGMYNAPAPLWIGYSEDPQTGFREAPLRFESLFRHTWIAGTTGYGKTTELLNMMVQWAYSGYGFTYFDPKGRDSRELLRMLPKHRLKDVVWIEPGSTTHEKTIGLNFLEVPECETREELENEIESRVENLKAVFDTSDYWGINMEAITESMARAMMKSEKPFSIIDMYFTLLNAERREDFALDVEDPYIREFCLEIAKMEEETIRPLLKRIKSWVENSVIRRIIAHRESTIDFRDIIDNDRIVIVRTPVENTDIKKMVTLGVMRNLWSAIQRRSYELDTTPDPYFVLCDEFDDIASDNLDIESMLARARSMRLSVTLASQYPSQFDEDTLKAMQNNCDNLLTFSVNDSDDAELLMKRFRDYTAEDLITTDQFKVWTRIPLSGGRYSEPVLIRTFPPYPPLRGTDDVDDIIEQSLERYGTDPLTDAEILQNLIYSDANEAANPTKILDETMAEALRTVQIREGVQEANGWVEVTAVDEELVARLEKTEPEIDYAYEDLPDVRDASQLIEVDLQNDEIVARLTDEGEELVRPKTGTGGSAGGTSHDEVLLDTEVALTERGFSVEILEQDGSEQPDAVATHPDHDVVFNIEAETTTPDRPAKVLQNLKRAHEEDRIPIFVVRPGESETQVASRVENILSPPFRERTDGTEQFYNCDEVVTFGGGATAHGGVTAIRPRTFETNQTVWIRDNGERVLSDGNTEFARVPDGGVLSKDSVPAYYSHDRETGQYSVYQAGETHVYDSKDEFEQDWTLIKRPFIPAVDLPDADYSRDSYVVLILPPGGDPLVFQSGETYRLPTNPGREELWPTGPTGESAQFDNSISDNDQNAPPALPGSDSSTMDELSEIDPTGDGVEAFAATYLRQIEGARVSQDDLFQAYDIWTEQQNIDGTTKGWFTRKLQDVVDFDVDRSRVDGDRVQFYTGLTLTQEGYSLLDQ
- a CDS encoding VirB4 family type IV secretion system protein, with translation MSTNTADSEYNARKIHQSLGGTTAFFRGYTIGELMLFLAVAFVTVVAATFVPAALTIPVLGFGLMLTTLLFLLHKVKPRYLWLTEWLAARLSWAIKNKEYTHGDEDNSEVRYLTRLQRVYPHAIERTDGALVGAMKVEPANMALEDDDAWAKAVQSLSEFVNSTVDFPVKIYVTSREVDEDEIVRAHQDRLADADVRSRPVLKRLLEEYVAANTTDNGEIDSETTTIREYYLITAVNDGDVEHFDATDDSVLAYLADLPAIGRFFGRFQTDDLTDAEREQFKEEHLESRLTQLRRGGSSLYRCSVSPVDAYDLARITKEYWTCLPEEYADITSALGTFPVVSHGMSDGVPATPDPDDVLDAIAEHDSPSDTPLSDRSEDTINDLSDGTDDHLPDTSTMHQSVIAPSTVDWETTYAVINDETYVRTFWIEQFPEEPPDGLLERLLLDTELQTEISIHLDPFDSQSAQDMMADWISDLKINQHDSNSLKSEDLQEDIDQAKYMRSLVRANKASFYRGGVFIRLAADSEQELDNHTTRLRSIIKDAPANCTLKVASRWQERGLATVSPLGANELGRDRMSTLTNQAVGAMFPFSSNYLMMDEGIEYGYHGHNGSPIRINPWALETGHSELVVGMPGAGKTFGDIMRHLRMMKRRNDTMLVLVDPVGGFRGIADALNAKTITVGGDTKLNPLEIRETPQHILDSGEGISPLSAKKDEVYAILENFLNARDIELGTETGVLSYVIDEAYRQAGVVEDDVSTHTSENSPTMQDVHRILCDTAENPDEHNIAESDSARERAAQYADELAIAFQPFREGGAYENLSHHSEIDILEGDNKVVYIDLGQIEGSASGIDRQTFLMQLLLSTIYQQAKNTHRNVELAIDEAHYLFEDQANLDFLETAFRHQRHAGLRMVLLSQTAQEFYETEQAEKIIGMCPIKVLHKLPELDERTADKIGLTEEQRRYIRGADAGNEDLGYSQALVRVEEHGTYPLHIVADDFEKRVIDYEPEDQAFIKQAIRDEPAELLAFEEFVENEAQRNALATRLDLSADAASRLLEADLTKSDVLDVIVEHALETDSEKSSVRPDGGESATAQDTAETESDIQNHD